A region of the Bacillus sp. NP247 genome:
TATTTTACTTCCAAATTTTATTTACCCATTCAGGATGATCAATAAAAGGATTGCGATTATGTTGATATTTTGTAAAAATCACTTCATTACGCTTTCGCTCTAAATCATCGACAGGGTCTTGTTCATTCCATTTTAGTAAAACAGATAGTTTCCCCATGTATGGATCTTTATTGTTATCCACCTTTTCATTTAGTTCTAAGTCTATTTCGCCGTTATCTCCTTCGTAACGAGCAGCCATGTAAAACAGCATTCTAGCGATATCTCCTTTTACACTATCACGAGGTTCCCAAGAATCACTATCATATTTACATTCTGTCGCTTCCGAATGATTCATACCACCATTATCAAAATCCAGATTTCCACGTGAACTATTTACAGATACATCCGTCGCTCTTAAATGATGCAAATCTGTTCCAGGTCCTGCAGCCGTTCCAAAATCACCGTGAGATTTTGCCCAAACATGCTCTCGGTTCCAGTTATCAACTCCTGAACCATTCGTAAATTTCCCTTGCGAACGCCCAGTATATAAGAGCAACACATTATTTTTATTATTTGGATCTTCATCAGTATCTCTTAGCGCTTCCCAAACCGCACTGTATGATATCTTTGTATGATTATCAATAACATTATGAAGTTCCTTCTTTAATTCTAAACCCGTTTTTCCTATAGCGTTATTATAATATGTATCGTCATAGTTTTTTACAGTAATCTCTTGTGCTGAAAACGTATCTACTTGTGGAGATGCTGCAACTACTTCACCATGTATGATATCTGTGAATGATAGAGATGCTGAACCTAAAATAAAAAATGAAGATAGTGTAACCATAGCAAGTTTTGTGTTTCGGAACTTCATATACCCATTTCCCCTTTAAAATATAATTTGAAGTCATTCACTAAAAATGTTCTCCCTAAAACTACGAAAACGTTTAAAACTCCATTCCCCTTCTCTTTTTATTTAATACAAAACCCTATTCAGTCTGTATCATTTCCACACTTTTGGTTTATCTACTTTTCAAAAAAATTCACTTTTCACAAGGAACATCCTTCTCTAGTAAAGATTATTAAACTATTCTTTACAATTAAAAAGTAGTTTAATGTTAACTTATAAATTTCAATTTTTTTATGCAATTATGCATATTCAATAAATTACCCAAAAAACATTTTGAATAAAAATCATTCAAAGAAAACCGTGCAACAAAACAGATAGAGTCTAGGACAGAAATAGTACAAATCAAGATAATAGCTCGACTTTTCCTTTTTCCATAACTGTCTTTATTTTTTGTATAAAACTCTTCTTCCTCTGAAGAATAAGTACAAAAATAGATTGGATACCATGTAGGCACCAATCTATTTTAATTAAAGAAACTGTGTTAATTCTGCATTCACAACCCGTTGTGCAGTAATGATAACACTTTCAGCTGTTATTCCATAAACACTATATAGCCCACCCGGTTGATTAGGAACAATTTGAACTTCATATTCAAATGCTTGTCCAAAAGCAGGATGAACTAAACTTAGAGTTTCAATAGTAGAAGCATTAGAATTCACATTGAAATTCACCTGTTCAATTAATACTATTGAACCGTCAAGTCTAAAAACTCTAGCTACTCCAGTAAGTGGGCCAGCAGTACGGTTAAGGATTTTCACCCTAACTCTATTTGCATTAGCAGGTTGATTTCCCAAGTTTTCAATAGGACCTGTAGTAAAAGCCATATTACATTCACCTCCATTACATTATTACAATATTCATTGTTGCACATTAACGCTATAAACTAATTACTCAATTCTTTCTAAATAAAAAAGCTCATTTCTTATATTTTTTAATAAGAAACAAGCTTTTCTTTTTCAACTATCATTCCTAAGATAAATCTATCTGTCCCGGAAACTTTTGGAGCTAATTGACGTTTATGTTGAGCATAAAACTACTTCTATTTATTTGGCATCGAATCTATATACTTTTTAACTACTTCATATACATATTCTTGATTTGCCGCTGCTGTATTTGGGTTGTATTTTCCGCCGTTTGTTTTATTGTTAGATAATACTCTAATTCCTAAAAATGGTACGTCATAAGCTTTTGCGATTTGCGCTGCGGCAGCGCCTTCCATTTCTTCTACAGATGTACCGTATTTTGTATGGAACCACTTAATTCTATCAACTTCATTATTCCAAACGTCTGCTGAACCTATCGTACCTTCAACCACTTTACCTTTTGTATATTTATCCTTTACTGCATTAGCTGCTGCAAGTAAATCCTTATCTCCCTCGTAGTATCGGATTTTCTCAGCATTTGGATCTTCTCCTGCACTTCCTTCAGAAGCCATTAAGTCCATAGATATCCATTTTGCCGGCTCAATTCCTTGATTCTCATCCATATTTGTTGTTTTTAATGAACCTATATTCGCGACTTTTTTTCCTAAAACAATATCAAATACATTTAAATTAGGATCATGTCCACCTGATGTTCCTTGGTTAATAATCGCTATAGGCTTATATTTTTCAATAGCCACTGCTGTAGCGGCTGCTGTATTTTCCATTCCTTTACCTGTTTTCGCAACGATTACAGGATAATTGTCTACAGTTCCTTTATAAAATACAAAACTCCCAGATTTTTCTTCTTTCACATTTTTTAACCTTTTTGCAAATTTTTCAGCTTCTATCGGCATTGGACCTTGGATTAAGATAGGGTTTTGATTGCTTTTTGCCTCTGCTACTTGTTTTGGACTAGCACTACATCCTGCAAGTATTGAGAATGATAATGCGATAGTAGTTGCTAGGGCACCATATTTTTTCAACAGATTGTCCTTCATAAATAATCTCTCCTCTTTCTCTTGTTGTTTTCTATACTCGAGGTTTTGGTCCAAAGAAAAAAGTTCTAGAAACTGTAGAAAACTCTCTACTTTCTAGAACTACGATAGTCAAAGTTAATTAAGCAAAAGATAAAACAAATGCAAAATTATAAATCGGTAGCACTCATTACATAGAACGACCGAATACTTTAACCCGTAGTCCAGTTCTTTCATTGGGAACTAGGTAGAAACGCTCGGACCATATTACCGAGTATATACGAGTGATGATATTTAAAATTATTATATGGATAATATAACAAACTATTAATGCATACGCAATAAAAATATGAACGTTTTTTGTTAATATTTAAAAAATGTTCGTTTTTTAAATGGCAAATCAATAGAGAATCCTATTTTCATAATACATTATACCGAAAAAAATATATCCTAAACTAGATTAACCCACAACAACCATCCAAAAATAAAAAGAAGCTCCATAAAACTAGAACTTCTTTCTCTATGTATATTTACTTCGTTACCTCACCAAACTGCGCTCTCGTCACTTTCGCCAAGTCATCAACTTTCAGCTCAATTTGTATACCGATTTTCCCGCCGCTTACTATCATCGTTTCAAGTATTTGTGCGCTCTCATCAATGCATGTAGAAAATAATTTCTTCATTCCGATCGGTGAACAACCGCCGCGAATATACCCTGAAACTTTCGTAATATCTTTAACAGGAATCATTTCAATCTTCTTTTCACTTACTGCTTTTGCGGCTGCTTTTAAATTTAGTTCCTCATCTACTGGAATGATAAAAACATGATAATTTTTACTATTCCCTTGAGCGATTAACGTTTTATATACTTCTCTCACTTCTCGTCCAATTTTCTCGGCAACTGACACTCCATCAATTTTCCCATCGTCCGGATCATATGACATCATCGAATATTCAATTTTTTCTTTATCTAATATTCGCATCGCATTAGTTTTATCTTTTTTCATGAGCTTCTCCTTTTAATACATAGAAATTTATTTCACATCATTAATTTTCCTTTTATTATACACCTTTTTCAAATTCTCCTACAAAACTTCACATATTGTTCAATTTAAAGTAAAACTTTAATTATTAGGTTTTGACTCTAAACATTCTCAACTTAAAGGTACTAAGGGAGCAAAAAGAAAACCGACTCTCCCCTTCAAATAAAAGGCTTGATGTCGGTTTTACATTTAACGTCCAAACTCCTTATTAAATATTTTATCCCTCCCCTCAATAACCTCCGGACCTACTGCATTGATAGCAGTTACTAAAATATGCTCTCCTCCAATAGGTCCACCGACCCTCGTTTCAAATCCATATGTCCCACCAGCATGCCCCCAATATGATTGTCCGTCCGGTGTTTTTTCTTCATAAACCCCTAGTCCAACCTTACCTATAGGTGAATCTACTGTTTTGAACATCTGATCCATTAGCTCTTGATTTAGAAGCTTTCCACCCAACAGTGCACTGAAGAAGGTAGTCAAATCTTTCACTGTTGAAACCATATCTCCAGCTGCATTCGCCCATGACTGATTTATTTCTGTCAAATCATATAAACGACCCGATCTATCCATATTGTATCCTGTAGCATGTTCACCTGGTATGTGCGGACTTGCTTCCATTACGAATGTCTCTTTTAACCCCAGTGGCTCAATGAATCTTTTTCTAATTTGCTCCGCATACGTATCTCCTGTTACCTTTTGAATAATCTTCCCAGCTATAACAGTATTTGTATTCGAATAGTCCCAGCCCTCCCCTGGTGCAAATACAGGCGGCTTCGCAAGTGCTAAACTGATAAGTTCATCGGTACTATAGTAACGAAATGGGTTTTGGGGCAGTGTAAAATCTCGCATATCCTTATCTATATTGGTTGCAATTCCACTTGTATGATTCAACAACTGACGAATTGTAATTTTATTTCCATCATATCCGTTACCCTGTACGACTCCTGGCAACCATTTTTCGACTGAATCATCAAGGTTTAATTGCTTCTCTTCAGCCAATTGCAGTACAACAGAAGCTGTGAATGTCTTAGTGATACTTCCGATACGGAATGAAAAATTCGGTTCCACTGGGCGTGGTATTTCATAACTTGCCGTCCCTGTAGCATAAGACCACCGCTTTCCATCCTTTAATCCACCAGCTATAACACTTGGGATTTTTTTATTCGTTACTACTCGATCCATTACGTTTTTAACTTCTTCTCTATGATTACTTTTCTTTTCCTTATCCGCAGGTTCCTTTTTTGATTTTCCAGCAAATTCTGAAGCTAATATATTGTTAATCTGTTTTTCTGCTCCTAATACATTAATATTTATCGAGATAACATGTTGACCATCTTCCGTTCCACCAGCAAAGTTAGTAAAACCAGGAATACCACCACCATGTCCCCATACTTCAGTACCGTCTGGCAATTTTGTTGCGTGAATGCCAAGCCCATACTTTCCTAATGGGGTATCAACTGTGTTAGTCACCATTTCCTTCTGTATCTCCGGTGTCAGTAGTTTACCACTTAATAAGGCACGGAAGAACGTTGTCATATTTTCTCCTGTCGAAATCATTTCACCACTAGCATTAGCAACTGATGGATTAAACAAAGTAATATCTACTAATTTATCTCCCGTATTCAAGTAGCCACGGGCATTTTTTTTCGGAATATCCATCGAACTTCCAGGAAGGACTGTTTCTTTTAAACTAAGAGGTTCAATAATTCGTTTTTTTATCTGCTCGGTATATGATTCCCCTGTTATCTTCTGAATAATCAATCCTACAATAACCATATTCGTATTCGAGTATGACCAGCCTTTTACCGGTTCTAATTCTAAGGCACGGGAAATTAATTGTTCCGGTCTATAATTCTCACTTGGATTCTCTATTAATTTCGCTTTAAGATCTGGATTCAAGTAATCTGCAATTCCGCTTGTATGATTTAATAATTGACGAATCGTAATTTTGTTACCATCATAGCCTTTCCCTTTTATAAGTCCCGGCAACCATTTCTCTACCGTATCATCTAGACTTAGTTTCTTCTCTCCAGCAAGCTGCAATGCAAC
Encoded here:
- a CDS encoding 5'-methylthioadenosine/S-adenosylhomocysteine nucleosidase; translated protein: MKDNLLKKYGALATTIALSFSILAGCSASPKQVAEAKSNQNPILIQGPMPIEAEKFAKRLKNVKEEKSGSFVFYKGTVDNYPVIVAKTGKGMENTAAATAVAIEKYKPIAIINQGTSGGHDPNLNVFDIVLGKKVANIGSLKTTNMDENQGIEPAKWISMDLMASEGSAGEDPNAEKIRYYEGDKDLLAAANAVKDKYTKGKVVEGTIGSADVWNNEVDRIKWFHTKYGTSVEEMEGAAAAQIAKAYDVPFLGIRVLSNNKTNGGKYNPNTAAANQEYVYEVVKKYIDSMPNK
- a CDS encoding endonuclease I family protein, whose translation is MKFRNTKLAMVTLSSFFILGSASLSFTDIIHGEVVAASPQVDTFSAQEITVKNYDDTYYNNAIGKTGLELKKELHNVIDNHTKISYSAVWEALRDTDEDPNNKNNVLLLYTGRSQGKFTNGSGVDNWNREHVWAKSHGDFGTAAGPGTDLHHLRATDVSVNSSRGNLDFDNGGMNHSEATECKYDSDSWEPRDSVKGDIARMLFYMAARYEGDNGEIDLELNEKVDNNKDPYMGKLSVLLKWNEQDPVDDLERKRNEVIFTKYQHNRNPFIDHPEWVNKIWK
- the ybaK gene encoding Cys-tRNA(Pro) deacylase, which gives rise to MKKDKTNAMRILDKEKIEYSMMSYDPDDGKIDGVSVAEKIGREVREVYKTLIAQGNSKNYHVFIIPVDEELNLKAAAKAVSEKKIEMIPVKDITKVSGYIRGGCSPIGMKKLFSTCIDESAQILETMIVSGGKIGIQIELKVDDLAKVTRAQFGEVTK
- a CDS encoding serine hydrolase, producing the protein MKSFFLKKGTVLTLTGTILVGALAIPSHGNIHAVNKKISTEQVVDKAADTKNIPGVIVTVKNGEASWSYASGEANIERNHKVDADSAFRIGGTTNTFVATVALQLAGEKKLSLDDTVEKWLPGLIKGKGYDGNKITIRQLLNHTSGIADYLNPDLKAKLIENPSENYRPEQLISRALELEPVKGWSYSNTNMVIVGLIIQKITGESYTEQIKKRIIEPLSLKETVLPGSSMDIPKKNARGYLNTGDKLVDITLFNPSVANASGEMISTGENMTTFFRALLSGKLLTPEIQKEMVTNTVDTPLGKYGLGIHATKLPDGTEVWGHGGGIPGFTNFAGGTEDGQHVISININVLGAEKQINNILASEFAGKSKKEPADKEKKSNHREEVKNVMDRVVTNKKIPSVIAGGLKDGKRWSYATGTASYEIPRPVEPNFSFRIGSITKTFTASVVLQLAEEKQLNLDDSVEKWLPGVVQGNGYDGNKITIRQLLNHTSGIATNIDKDMRDFTLPQNPFRYYSTDELISLALAKPPVFAPGEGWDYSNTNTVIAGKIIQKVTGDTYAEQIRKRFIEPLGLKETFVMEASPHIPGEHATGYNMDRSGRLYDLTEINQSWANAAGDMVSTVKDLTTFFSALLGGKLLNQELMDQMFKTVDSPIGKVGLGVYEEKTPDGQSYWGHAGGTYGFETRVGGPIGGEHILVTAINAVGPEVIEGRDKIFNKEFGR